The Aureitalea marina genome includes a window with the following:
- a CDS encoding glycosyltransferase family 117 protein, with product MDSFNFNKWNNILGWSVFGIALLTYWLTVEPTASFWDAGEYIATSSNLEVAHPPGAPLYQLLGAFFSIFAMSPNSIALTINLMSVFASAFAILFMFWSLTLLLRSVVGQHVEITTNHAKAILGSAAVGSLAFTFTDSFWFSAVEAEVYASAAFIMSVLFYCGLRWEREMNQPRGNRWLVLIAFIVGLSFGIHFMGLLTIPAIGLLYYFKNYKTITLRNFIIANVVSVAILLFIFKLLLPLTLKFFSGMELFFVNQVGLPFNSGSIIAGLFFIALFFFGLRYTRKKDYVNLNTGLLCILFIFIGFSSWLMLPIRANAGTVINENNPNNARELLAYYNREQYPETHLFYGPQFTEIYAGLDPRNPYKDDKPKYEKDVEAGKYVVVNDYKNAGQNLDDAHKAFLPRMWSSEHAANYLEYTDGLEFSIKRQYRGEQRLVDEVNAFKQAYREGLVDKGQYNEFLQTYGQFFDVEKPSFWHNISFMFQHQFSYMYWRYFMWNFTGRQDDVQGQGTMLHGNWISGIKFLDEMRLGSQDDLPDPVINNGARNTYYFLPLILGVLGLVFHFKNDKKSFWVLLVFFLFTGLALKVYLNERPFEPRERDYAVVGSFYVFAMWIGFGVYALFEVVKDYIKPKLALPVVLGATLLAAPVLLATQNWDDHDRSNRYTANSMGQMYLDSCAENGILFTIGDNDTFMLWYKQNIEQYRQDIRVVCTALFVTDWYIDDMKKKAFTSDPIPSQLTHEQYRTGTRDFIFYHGTDFNKAIGDFERVENGEMTLEDFRRRNPGAAEEIRFLVNNGTDIETLKRNGDTLDINTWMNWVASDERPTQVELNSGKFAHSFPTKNIRIPVDKEAVLRSGIVKPEDADKIVPYIDINLSGNIMYKNRMMMLDIIANNNWDRPIYFSGGAFGDDDYIWMKDYLQLEGVVYKLVPIRTPIDPDNPFDMGRIDTDKMYDIVTAWDWGNAGTDLIYHDTETRRNGITYRSNLARLAEALRKEGKKEKAIEILDLGMEKMPVKYFEYYSLLEPFVLNYYQLNEPEKARAVFEEVAAIYQQYLRYYSGLELSRQYGVADEVISNMERYRSLIDIVIIFDEEQYGRAKAAEFNGYLKLFRQFYGDEQIDEPGGPTEAEADIFDGILDSTGTDSAN from the coding sequence ATGGATTCGTTCAATTTCAACAAATGGAATAACATCTTGGGGTGGTCGGTTTTTGGGATCGCCCTGCTCACCTATTGGCTCACTGTCGAGCCAACGGCCAGTTTTTGGGACGCAGGTGAATACATCGCTACCTCCAGTAACCTGGAAGTAGCTCACCCACCAGGTGCACCGCTGTATCAGTTACTCGGAGCATTTTTCTCCATTTTTGCAATGAGCCCGAACAGCATCGCCTTGACCATCAACTTGATGTCTGTTTTTGCCAGTGCTTTCGCGATACTGTTTATGTTCTGGTCCCTCACGCTACTCTTACGGTCGGTGGTGGGACAACATGTAGAGATCACTACAAATCACGCCAAGGCCATTTTGGGAAGCGCGGCAGTCGGATCACTGGCCTTCACTTTTACGGATAGTTTTTGGTTTAGCGCTGTAGAAGCAGAAGTCTATGCGTCTGCGGCTTTTATCATGTCTGTATTGTTCTATTGCGGGCTACGCTGGGAGCGCGAGATGAACCAACCGCGTGGCAACAGATGGCTGGTATTGATCGCCTTTATCGTTGGCTTATCCTTTGGTATCCACTTTATGGGGCTGCTTACCATACCCGCTATTGGACTACTTTACTATTTCAAGAATTACAAGACCATTACTCTCAGGAATTTCATCATCGCCAATGTGGTGAGTGTGGCTATACTACTGTTCATCTTTAAGCTACTACTCCCCTTGACCTTGAAGTTCTTTAGTGGAATGGAACTATTTTTTGTCAACCAAGTTGGTCTTCCTTTCAATTCCGGTTCTATTATTGCGGGACTGTTCTTCATTGCCTTGTTCTTCTTTGGGTTAAGATACACCCGGAAGAAAGACTATGTGAATCTGAATACAGGCTTACTTTGCATTCTTTTCATTTTCATTGGTTTCTCCAGCTGGTTGATGTTACCCATTCGGGCCAACGCCGGGACTGTTATCAACGAAAACAACCCGAACAACGCCAGAGAACTTCTTGCTTATTACAACCGGGAACAATACCCGGAGACCCACTTATTCTATGGCCCTCAGTTTACGGAGATCTACGCTGGTTTGGACCCTAGAAATCCGTACAAGGATGATAAACCAAAATACGAGAAAGACGTAGAGGCTGGGAAATATGTGGTCGTGAACGATTATAAGAATGCCGGTCAAAACCTGGACGATGCCCACAAAGCATTTTTGCCGCGGATGTGGAGTTCGGAACACGCCGCCAATTACCTGGAATATACAGATGGTCTGGAGTTTTCCATTAAACGGCAATACCGGGGCGAACAGCGTTTGGTCGATGAGGTAAATGCCTTCAAACAGGCCTACCGAGAAGGACTGGTTGACAAGGGCCAGTACAATGAGTTCTTGCAGACTTATGGGCAATTCTTCGATGTGGAAAAACCCAGTTTCTGGCACAATATCAGCTTTATGTTCCAGCACCAGTTCTCGTATATGTATTGGCGTTATTTTATGTGGAATTTTACAGGTCGCCAGGACGATGTGCAGGGACAGGGAACCATGCTACACGGAAACTGGATCTCAGGGATCAAATTCCTGGATGAGATGCGCCTGGGATCCCAGGACGATCTTCCAGATCCGGTGATCAACAACGGAGCACGTAACACCTATTATTTCCTACCGTTGATCCTGGGGGTTCTGGGATTGGTCTTTCACTTCAAGAACGACAAGAAGAGTTTTTGGGTGCTGTTGGTCTTTTTTCTGTTCACCGGACTTGCGCTCAAGGTTTACCTCAATGAGCGGCCTTTCGAACCCCGGGAACGGGATTACGCTGTGGTAGGATCCTTTTATGTCTTTGCTATGTGGATCGGGTTTGGTGTATATGCCCTTTTCGAAGTTGTCAAAGATTACATCAAACCAAAATTGGCCCTACCTGTTGTACTTGGAGCTACCTTGTTGGCAGCCCCCGTTTTACTGGCAACACAGAACTGGGACGATCACGACCGTTCTAATCGTTATACAGCCAACAGTATGGGGCAAATGTACCTGGACAGTTGCGCAGAAAATGGCATCTTATTCACCATTGGAGACAACGACACCTTTATGCTCTGGTACAAACAAAACATCGAGCAATATCGCCAGGATATTCGGGTTGTATGTACCGCCTTGTTCGTGACCGACTGGTATATAGACGACATGAAGAAGAAAGCCTTTACCAGCGATCCTATCCCATCACAATTGACTCATGAGCAGTATCGAACGGGCACAAGGGATTTCATCTTCTATCATGGTACGGACTTTAACAAGGCCATAGGCGATTTCGAACGCGTAGAAAATGGAGAGATGACCCTGGAAGACTTCCGTAGAAGGAATCCCGGCGCTGCAGAAGAGATCCGATTCCTGGTGAATAACGGGACGGATATCGAGACCTTGAAGCGAAACGGAGATACACTGGATATCAACACCTGGATGAATTGGGTTGCCAGCGACGAACGCCCTACCCAGGTAGAACTGAACTCAGGTAAATTCGCACACTCATTCCCTACCAAGAATATCCGAATTCCGGTAGACAAGGAAGCCGTCTTGCGAAGTGGTATCGTCAAACCAGAGGACGCGGATAAGATCGTTCCTTATATTGACATCAATCTTTCTGGGAACATCATGTACAAGAACCGGATGATGATGCTGGACATCATCGCCAACAACAACTGGGATCGACCAATTTATTTCTCAGGTGGAGCCTTTGGTGATGACGATTATATCTGGATGAAAGACTACCTTCAATTGGAGGGTGTGGTGTACAAACTGGTTCCGATCAGAACACCTATCGACCCGGATAACCCTTTTGATATGGGCCGAATTGATACCGACAAGATGTACGATATCGTGACAGCCTGGGATTGGGGTAATGCCGGTACCGACCTCATCTACCACGACACAGAAACACGTCGTAATGGAATCACCTATCGTTCAAATCTGGCCCGACTAGCAGAAGCCTTAAGAAAAGAAGGCAAGAAAGAAAAGGCGATCGAGATTCTTGATCTGGGCATGGAGAAAATGCCGGTCAAATATTTTGAATACTACTCCTTATTGGAACCGTTTGTGCTGAATTATTATCAGCTGAACGAGCCGGAAAAAGCACGAGCAGTATTCGAAGAGGTAGCCGCCATCTATCAGCAGTACTTGCGCTATTACAGCGGATTGGAACTGAGCAGACAATACGGTGTTGCGGACGAGGTGATCTCCAATATGGAACGTTATCGCAGCCTGATCGATATCGTGATCATCTTTGATGAAGAGCAATATGGACGTGCCAAAGCTGCAGAGTTTAATGGCTATCTGAAACTATTCCGCCAATTTTACGGAGACGAACAAATAGACGAGCCCGGTGGACCCACTGAGGCAGAAGCAGACATCTTCGATGGAATTCTAGACAGCACGGGCACCGATTCGGCAAATTAG
- a CDS encoding polysaccharide deacetylase family protein: MRRYLFKTPSLAAKMWPAYLWSIQDDSSVYLTFDDGPIPEVTPWVLQELQKFDAKATFFCIGNNVRKHPEILQQVIKQGHQLGNHTDSHLNGKDTRFETYLQDILKAQAELDRFGTNRSKLFRPPYGRIKKRQGRALIAQGYKIVMWDLLSGDFDPSQSPEYCWKQVKRHLSPGSIVVMHDSVKARERLEYVLPRTLEFIQKKGWSCKAID; the protein is encoded by the coding sequence TTGAGACGCTACTTGTTTAAGACCCCATCATTGGCCGCAAAGATGTGGCCAGCCTATTTGTGGTCCATACAAGATGATTCCAGCGTCTATCTTACCTTCGATGATGGTCCTATTCCCGAGGTCACGCCTTGGGTACTGCAGGAGTTGCAAAAGTTCGACGCCAAGGCAACCTTTTTCTGTATTGGGAACAATGTCCGGAAACATCCCGAAATCCTTCAGCAAGTAATAAAACAAGGACACCAGTTGGGTAATCACACCGACTCTCATCTCAATGGAAAGGACACTCGGTTTGAGACCTACCTTCAAGATATTTTGAAAGCTCAAGCCGAGTTGGATCGGTTTGGTACGAACAGGTCCAAGCTCTTTCGCCCTCCCTATGGGAGAATAAAAAAAAGACAGGGACGTGCTTTAATTGCTCAGGGGTATAAAATTGTGATGTGGGATCTCCTGAGTGGAGATTTTGACCCGTCCCAAAGCCCGGAATATTGTTGGAAACAAGTAAAAAGACACCTAAGTCCTGGCTCGATCGTGGTCATGCACGATAGCGTGAAAGCCAGGGAAAGATTAGAATACGTCCTGCCTCGGACTTTAGAGTTTATTCAGAAAAAAGGGTGGAGCTGTAAGGCGATCGATTGA
- a CDS encoding thioredoxin family protein codes for MSKFGELIETRVPVLLDFYADWDDACTDMHAVLRDVAAALGDKARVIKIDIDKNKELAEALRVKGLPTLMIYKNGEMKWRQSGEQDANTLIGLVQEFV; via the coding sequence ATGTCAAAATTTGGCGAATTAATCGAAACGCGTGTTCCTGTCCTGTTGGATTTCTATGCCGACTGGGATGATGCCTGCACCGATATGCATGCGGTTTTACGCGATGTTGCAGCGGCCTTAGGGGATAAAGCGCGCGTCATCAAGATCGATATCGACAAGAACAAAGAATTGGCCGAGGCCCTGCGGGTCAAAGGATTACCTACCCTGATGATCTATAAGAATGGTGAAATGAAATGGCGTCAGAGTGGCGAGCAGGATGCCAATACTTTGATCGGGCTGGTACAAGAGTTTGTTTGA
- a CDS encoding metallophosphoesterase, translating to MLRWIIFIAIYIAIDIYAFQALRTLTRTNWIHWLYVVVSVTVLGAFIYQITTGPSRVMNPARMYTFGLFIAVFLPKFLLVAFMFGEDVYRVIAASISKLGGSDKGFFIPSRRKFISGVAVALAAIPFSSLLFGMVRGKYNYKVLKYSLEYDDLPDEFDGYTITQISDVHSGSFDNRDKISYGINLINEQASDLIVFTGDLVNDAAEEMMPWKDLFGQLKARDGVYSVLGNHDYGDYRQWESQAAKEKNMQDLKDLQKEMGWNLLLNESRFIERGGERLALVGVENWGAGGFKKAGDLAKASQGLTRDDFKILLSHDPSHWKAEVLQDDRHFHLTLSGHTHGMQFGIEIPGLIKWSPVKYRYEQWAGIYEDVGRFINVNRGFGFIGYPGRVGIWPEVTVIQLKKRRATA from the coding sequence ATGCTACGCTGGATAATTTTTATTGCGATCTATATAGCGATCGATATTTATGCCTTTCAGGCTTTACGGACCCTGACAAGGACTAATTGGATTCATTGGCTGTATGTTGTGGTATCTGTGACGGTCCTTGGGGCCTTCATTTATCAGATAACAACTGGTCCGTCCAGGGTAATGAATCCGGCAAGAATGTACACCTTTGGTTTGTTCATAGCCGTCTTCTTACCCAAGTTTCTTTTAGTCGCCTTTATGTTTGGCGAGGATGTATACCGAGTCATTGCGGCCTCTATATCCAAGTTAGGAGGAAGTGACAAGGGCTTTTTTATTCCTTCCAGACGTAAGTTCATCAGTGGAGTAGCTGTCGCTTTAGCGGCCATCCCATTTTCTTCCCTTTTGTTTGGAATGGTTCGTGGAAAGTATAACTACAAGGTGCTGAAATATTCTTTGGAATACGATGATCTACCGGATGAGTTCGATGGTTATACCATTACTCAGATCAGTGATGTTCACAGTGGGAGCTTCGACAACCGCGATAAGATCAGTTATGGGATCAATCTGATCAACGAACAGGCTAGTGACTTAATTGTCTTCACTGGGGACCTGGTCAATGACGCCGCCGAGGAAATGATGCCTTGGAAGGATCTTTTTGGTCAACTGAAGGCCAGAGATGGTGTCTATTCTGTATTGGGGAATCACGATTACGGTGATTATCGTCAATGGGAATCTCAGGCAGCCAAGGAAAAGAACATGCAAGACCTGAAAGATCTCCAAAAAGAAATGGGTTGGAACCTTTTGCTCAATGAGAGTAGATTCATCGAAAGAGGAGGCGAGCGACTGGCCTTGGTCGGTGTGGAGAATTGGGGAGCCGGAGGTTTTAAAAAGGCCGGCGATCTGGCAAAAGCATCTCAGGGGCTTACTCGAGACGATTTCAAGATATTATTGAGTCATGATCCGTCCCATTGGAAGGCCGAGGTTTTGCAGGATGACAGGCACTTCCACCTTACGTTGAGTGGTCATACCCACGGGATGCAGTTTGGGATTGAGATCCCTGGACTGATCAAGTGGAGCCCGGTAAAATATCGCTATGAGCAATGGGCTGGAATTTACGAAGATGTGGGCCGCTTCATCAACGTTAACCGCGGGTTTGGCTTTATCGGATATCCTGGCCGAGTCGGAATTTGGCCCGAGGTAACCGTTATTCAGCTCAAAAAGCGCAGGGCCACAGCCTAA